In the Pseudonocardia cypriaca genome, one interval contains:
- a CDS encoding xanthine dehydrogenase family protein molybdopterin-binding subunit has translation MPGSILGTSVRRVEDRDLITGASTYVGNLALEGVLHLAFVRSPLAHAVITGIDTSAAAAAPGVVAVYTAADLDLPAHHGLFVVNEDVPRPPLATDRVRFVGEAVAVIVAESKAAAVDAVELVEVDYDPLPAVVDMEAALEPDAELQFPQLGTNLAKGERSADADVLSDADVVVRARLVNQRLAVMPMEGNAIAVLPCGYEGADHDLTIWVSTQMPHGFRGQAAQLFGLEQDRVRVIAPHVGGGFGGKAGMLAEHTAAVGVARALGRPVTWVETRSENLVSMPQGRGQVAYYELGLTRDGVITGLRARVIGDAGAYAGFGGGLVFLSTHTMATGVYRIPKLAFDGAVALTNTTPMGAFRGAGRPEATAHIERMMDIAAAELGMDPVELRRRNFIRPDEFPYETLSGVRYDVGDYDLSLREALRLVDYEKLREEQAARREAGDPVQLGIGLSVYVEITGGAGDEFGSVTVHPDGSATISAGTSAHGQGHATAFAMVASDRLGIPVEKIRFVQSDTATVPRGGGTGGSRSLQMAGNAVGAAADDVLEQGRRRAAAMLEASVDDVQLTDDGEFGVVGVPSVTLTWAQVASGAEADGEQIFAGLDFHQDGATFPFGAHVAVVEVDTDTGQVTPRRHVAVDDCGRVLNPLLVEGQQHGGLAQGIAQALYEEVVYDPDGQPLTGTLADYRMPSAADLMMFETANTETPTPLNPLGAKGIGESATVGSTPAVQNAVVDALSALGVRHVDLPCTPERVWRAVQDARAGQPADPWREPPAVFATLPVRGADGVGAVEEGTI, from the coding sequence ATGCCTGGATCGATTCTCGGTACCTCCGTACGCCGCGTGGAGGACCGTGACCTCATCACCGGCGCAAGCACCTACGTCGGAAACCTCGCCCTCGAAGGCGTCCTGCACCTCGCGTTCGTGCGTTCCCCGCTCGCCCACGCCGTGATCACCGGGATCGACACCTCGGCAGCAGCTGCGGCGCCGGGCGTCGTCGCCGTGTACACGGCCGCCGATCTCGACCTGCCGGCCCACCACGGCCTCTTCGTGGTGAACGAGGACGTGCCGCGCCCGCCGCTCGCCACCGACCGCGTCCGCTTCGTCGGGGAGGCGGTCGCCGTCATCGTCGCCGAGTCGAAGGCCGCCGCCGTCGACGCGGTCGAGCTGGTGGAGGTCGACTACGACCCGCTGCCCGCCGTCGTCGACATGGAGGCAGCGCTCGAGCCGGACGCGGAGCTGCAGTTCCCGCAGCTGGGCACCAACCTCGCCAAGGGGGAGCGGTCGGCAGACGCCGACGTGCTCTCCGACGCCGACGTGGTCGTGCGGGCCCGGCTGGTGAACCAGCGCCTCGCCGTGATGCCCATGGAGGGCAACGCGATCGCCGTCCTCCCCTGTGGCTACGAGGGCGCTGACCACGACCTCACGATCTGGGTCTCCACGCAGATGCCGCACGGCTTCCGCGGGCAGGCGGCGCAGCTGTTCGGGCTGGAGCAGGACCGGGTGCGGGTGATCGCGCCCCACGTCGGCGGCGGGTTCGGGGGCAAGGCGGGCATGCTCGCCGAGCACACCGCGGCCGTCGGGGTCGCGAGGGCGCTCGGCCGGCCCGTGACCTGGGTGGAGACCCGCTCGGAGAACCTGGTGTCGATGCCCCAGGGGCGCGGGCAGGTCGCCTACTACGAGCTGGGCCTCACGCGCGACGGCGTGATCACCGGGTTGCGGGCGCGGGTCATCGGCGACGCGGGCGCGTACGCCGGGTTCGGCGGCGGCCTGGTGTTCCTGTCCACGCACACGATGGCCACCGGCGTGTACCGGATCCCGAAGCTCGCGTTCGACGGCGCGGTCGCGCTCACCAACACCACGCCGATGGGCGCCTTCCGCGGCGCGGGCCGCCCGGAGGCCACGGCGCACATCGAGCGGATGATGGACATCGCCGCGGCCGAGCTGGGCATGGACCCGGTCGAGCTGCGGCGGCGCAACTTCATCCGGCCCGACGAGTTCCCGTACGAGACCCTCTCCGGCGTGCGCTACGACGTCGGCGACTACGACCTGTCGCTGCGCGAGGCCCTGCGGCTCGTCGACTACGAGAAGCTCCGTGAGGAGCAGGCCGCCCGTCGCGAGGCCGGTGACCCGGTGCAGCTGGGGATCGGCCTCAGCGTGTACGTCGAGATCACCGGCGGTGCGGGCGACGAGTTCGGCTCGGTCACCGTGCACCCCGACGGCTCGGCGACGATCTCGGCGGGCACCTCCGCCCACGGCCAGGGCCACGCCACCGCGTTCGCCATGGTCGCGAGCGACCGGCTGGGCATCCCGGTGGAGAAGATCCGGTTCGTGCAGTCCGACACGGCCACGGTGCCGCGCGGCGGCGGCACGGGTGGGTCGCGGTCGCTGCAGATGGCGGGCAACGCCGTGGGGGCCGCGGCCGACGACGTGCTCGAACAGGGTCGCAGGCGCGCCGCCGCGATGCTGGAGGCGTCGGTCGACGACGTGCAGCTCACCGACGACGGCGAGTTCGGCGTGGTCGGCGTGCCGTCCGTGACGCTCACGTGGGCGCAGGTCGCGAGCGGGGCCGAGGCCGACGGAGAGCAGATCTTCGCGGGGCTGGACTTCCACCAGGACGGCGCCACGTTCCCCTTCGGGGCGCACGTGGCGGTGGTGGAGGTCGACACGGACACCGGGCAGGTCACGCCGCGGCGCCACGTCGCAGTTGACGACTGCGGGCGCGTGCTCAACCCGCTCCTGGTCGAGGGCCAGCAGCACGGCGGGCTGGCGCAGGGGATCGCGCAGGCGCTCTACGAGGAGGTCGTCTACGACCCGGACGGCCAGCCGCTCACCGGCACCCTCGCCGACTACCGGATGCCGAGCGCGGCCGACCTGATGATGTTCGAGACCGCCAACACCGAGACGCCCACCCCGCTGAACCCGCTCGGGGCGAAGGGGATCGGCGAGTCGGCGACGGTGGGCTCGACGCCGGCCGTGCAGAACGCCGTTGTAGACGCGCTGAGCGCGCTCGGGGTGCGGCACGTCGACCTGCCGTGCACGCCGGAACGGGTGTGGCGGGCGGTGCAGGACGCGCGGGCCGGGCAGCCGGCCGACCCGTGGCGGGAGCCTCCCGCGGTGTTCGCGACGCTCCCGGTCCGCGGCGCGGACGGCGTCGGGGCCGTCGAGGAGGGCACCATCTGA
- a CDS encoding lactonase family protein, protein MGTRSEGPALGRRRFVVLMAGVAATATTGVACAPAEPARTVFYASVGAELGSYAVDENALTLTRDGVIRAPDLVQYTWVHPSSPVMYVAYSNRSTANDNHGVAAYRIDRGTGRLTELNRPLTLDNRPIHITVHPDGRHLLIAYNQPSTLTVHALNADGSIGDPVDQREPVDAGTYAHQVRVPPSWNLVVLSARGSDATATAPAAPGALKVFRFSDGQLSNEESVTNGDGSAFGPRHVDFHPTQPWMYVSMERNNELLTYGVQDDGITPSPLFTKATVGRPELRAPAQYLGPIHVHPSGRFVYVVNRSDGTVDFGGEKVHGPGENTVAVFSIDENSGEPALVHSVGIDAYHARTFSIHPSGKMLVTAAVAPLSERNGDQVRDVPAGLSVFGIGDDGRLTFARKYDVDVTGGPLFWCGMVSL, encoded by the coding sequence ATGGGCACGCGCAGCGAGGGTCCCGCACTGGGTCGACGAAGGTTCGTGGTGCTGATGGCGGGAGTCGCGGCCACTGCGACGACGGGAGTCGCGTGCGCTCCGGCCGAGCCGGCCCGCACCGTCTTCTACGCCTCCGTCGGCGCCGAGCTCGGTTCGTACGCGGTGGACGAGAACGCGTTGACCCTCACCCGGGACGGCGTCATCCGCGCCCCCGACCTCGTGCAGTACACCTGGGTGCACCCCTCGTCACCGGTGATGTACGTGGCCTACAGCAACCGGTCCACGGCGAACGACAACCACGGCGTCGCCGCGTACCGGATCGACCGCGGAACCGGACGGCTCACCGAGCTCAACCGGCCGCTCACCCTCGACAACCGGCCGATCCACATCACCGTGCACCCCGACGGGCGCCATCTCCTGATCGCCTACAACCAGCCCTCGACCCTGACCGTGCACGCGCTGAACGCCGACGGCTCGATCGGCGACCCGGTCGACCAGCGAGAACCCGTCGACGCCGGCACCTACGCCCACCAGGTCCGGGTCCCACCGTCCTGGAACCTCGTCGTGCTCAGCGCCCGCGGCAGCGACGCCACCGCCACCGCACCCGCCGCCCCCGGAGCGCTCAAGGTGTTCCGGTTCTCCGACGGGCAGCTGTCGAACGAGGAATCGGTCACCAACGGCGACGGATCGGCCTTCGGCCCACGGCACGTGGACTTCCACCCGACGCAGCCGTGGATGTACGTCTCGATGGAGCGGAACAACGAACTGCTGACCTACGGGGTCCAGGACGACGGGATCACCCCGTCCCCGCTGTTCACGAAGGCGACGGTGGGCCGACCCGAGCTACGAGCGCCCGCGCAGTACCTCGGACCGATCCACGTCCATCCGAGCGGGAGGTTCGTCTACGTGGTCAACCGCTCCGACGGCACCGTCGACTTCGGGGGCGAGAAGGTGCACGGCCCCGGCGAGAACACCGTGGCCGTCTTCTCCATCGACGAGAACAGCGGGGAACCCGCCCTCGTCCATAGCGTCGGCATCGACGCCTACCACGCACGCACCTTCTCGATCCACCCGAGCGGGAAGATGCTGGTGACCGCGGCCGTCGCCCCGCTGTCCGAACGGAACGGCGATCAGGTGCGCGACGTGCCGGCCGGACTGTCGGTGTTCGGGATCGGCGACGACGGACGGCTGACGTTCGCGCGCAAGTACGACGTCGACGTCACCGGCGGCCCGCTGTTCTGGTGCGGCATGGTCTCGCTGTGA
- a CDS encoding fumarylacetoacetate hydrolase family protein, with protein sequence MRLATIRTATGNRAVRVDATGAVETGQADVRALLERPDWAAHAAAAAGPSHSLDGLDYAPLVPSPEKIICVGLNYRDHVLEMGNQLPDHPTVFAKFAPALVGAHDDIVLPRASTAIDWEVELTVVIGRSVRHATPEQAEAAIAGYTVLNDVSVRDFQRRTSQFLQGKTFERTTPLGPWLVTPDELPEGGWEVSTVLDGETMQRSSTEELVFSPVDLIVYLSGIVTLNPGDVIATGTPGGVGHARKPPRYLTDGAELVTRIEGIGECRNTCRLEAAP encoded by the coding sequence ATGAGGCTGGCGACGATCCGGACGGCGACGGGCAACCGTGCCGTCCGGGTGGATGCGACCGGGGCGGTGGAGACGGGGCAGGCGGACGTCCGCGCGCTCCTGGAACGGCCCGACTGGGCCGCGCACGCAGCTGCGGCGGCCGGACCGTCGCACTCGCTGGACGGCCTGGACTACGCACCGCTCGTGCCGTCGCCCGAGAAGATCATCTGTGTCGGCCTGAACTACCGCGACCACGTCCTCGAGATGGGCAACCAGCTGCCCGACCACCCGACGGTCTTCGCGAAGTTCGCCCCGGCCCTCGTCGGCGCCCACGACGACATCGTCCTGCCGCGCGCGTCGACGGCGATCGACTGGGAGGTCGAGCTGACGGTCGTGATCGGCCGGTCGGTGCGGCACGCCACGCCGGAGCAGGCCGAAGCGGCGATCGCCGGCTACACCGTGCTCAACGACGTGAGCGTGCGCGACTTCCAGCGCCGCACGTCGCAGTTCCTCCAGGGCAAGACGTTCGAGCGCACCACCCCGCTCGGGCCGTGGCTCGTGACGCCCGACGAGCTCCCGGAAGGCGGCTGGGAGGTCTCCACCGTGCTCGACGGCGAGACGATGCAGCGCTCCTCCACCGAGGAGCTCGTGTTCTCGCCGGTGGACCTGATCGTCTACCTGTCCGGCATCGTGACGCTGAACCCGGGCGACGTGATCGCTACCGGCACCCCCGGTGGGGTCGGCCACGCCCGCAAGCCGCCGCGCTACCTCACGGACGGGGCGGAGCTCGTCACCCGCATCGAGGGCATCGGCGAGTGCCGCAACACCTGCCGCCTCGAGGCGGCGCCGTGA
- a CDS encoding maleylpyruvate isomerase family mycothiol-dependent enzyme yields MKQPVRSAGARSLAHTLAWAGDGAAHLRGLMMRMGEDAFAAPSALPGWSRAHVLTHVARNADAMINLLTWARTGVRTPAYASREQRDADIEAGAHRAPVEIRADVVESSDRLAQVVRAMPESAWSVHVQNAQGRDLLAIDIPWLRAREMWIHAVDLDVGASFADMPAPMVVALLTDVTAAMGEKPDCPALRLVAEDGSAWDVGDRAEATTVTGPAPGLAAWLLGRSKGRDLRSSAGRKLPALPRWL; encoded by the coding sequence GTGAAACAGCCTGTGAGGTCTGCGGGCGCCCGCTCCCTGGCCCACACGCTCGCATGGGCCGGCGACGGTGCCGCCCACCTGCGCGGCCTCATGATGCGGATGGGTGAGGACGCGTTCGCGGCGCCGTCCGCGCTGCCGGGGTGGAGCCGGGCCCACGTCCTGACCCACGTCGCGCGCAACGCCGACGCGATGATCAACCTGCTGACCTGGGCGCGGACCGGCGTCCGTACCCCCGCATACGCGAGCCGCGAGCAGCGCGACGCCGACATCGAGGCCGGTGCGCACCGGGCGCCCGTGGAGATCCGGGCGGACGTCGTGGAGTCGTCCGACCGGCTGGCCCAGGTGGTGCGGGCGATGCCGGAGTCCGCCTGGTCGGTGCACGTCCAGAACGCGCAGGGCCGTGACCTGCTCGCCATCGACATCCCGTGGCTGCGTGCCCGGGAGATGTGGATCCACGCCGTGGACCTCGACGTCGGTGCCTCGTTCGCCGACATGCCCGCCCCGATGGTGGTCGCACTGCTCACCGACGTCACCGCCGCGATGGGGGAGAAGCCGGACTGCCCCGCCCTGCGCCTCGTGGCCGAGGACGGTTCCGCGTGGGACGTCGGTGACCGGGCCGAGGCGACGACCGTCACCGGCCCCGCACCCGGCCTCGCCGCCTGGCTGCTGGGGCGCAGCAAGGGCCGCGACCTGCGCAGCTCCGCCGGCAGGAAGCTCCCCGCCCTGCCCCGCTGGCTCTGA
- a CDS encoding RNB domain-containing ribonuclease, whose translation MHASPRPAPDFAAVRAEFALPDAFPPAVLAEAARAAADRPGPGPGRRDATDVELVTIDPPGSKDLDQAVGVVRRGSGFRVHYAIADLGAVVRPGGALDAEVRRRGQTIYLPDGSVPLHPPVLSEDAASLLADGPRAAVLWTFDLDDAGEQVAMSVERAVVRSRARLDYAGVQADLAAGRVHPALAALPELGPLRRAHALRRGAIELELPEQEVVPDGSGGWTVRVRRRLDVESWNAEISLLTGMAAARIMLDAGVGLLRTLPAPDPDSLGAFRRAARELGFGWPDDAPVAELLAGLPADTPAALAVRRAATTLLRGAGYRAFDRSAGTQPPADAGHAGVGAPYAHVTAPLRRLADRFATEVCLAVTAGTELPEWLRTALPTVPDAMDESDTLASRVDRACMDRTEAALLSGSVGREFDGVVLRADGDGGEIYVPDPPVLAHCAGALTAGAVVRVRLIAADPETGRIEFAAA comes from the coding sequence GTGCATGCGTCGCCGCGTCCCGCCCCGGACTTCGCCGCCGTCCGCGCCGAGTTCGCGCTCCCCGACGCCTTTCCGCCCGCGGTGCTGGCGGAGGCCGCGAGGGCCGCGGCGGATCGGCCCGGTCCGGGGCCCGGGCGGCGGGACGCCACGGACGTCGAGCTGGTGACCATCGACCCACCGGGTTCGAAGGACCTCGACCAGGCGGTCGGCGTCGTGCGGCGCGGGTCCGGGTTCCGGGTGCACTACGCGATCGCCGACCTCGGAGCGGTCGTGCGGCCCGGCGGAGCGCTCGACGCCGAGGTGCGGCGGCGCGGGCAGACGATCTACCTGCCGGACGGGTCGGTGCCGCTGCACCCGCCGGTGCTGTCCGAGGACGCGGCCAGCCTGCTCGCGGACGGGCCGCGCGCGGCGGTGCTGTGGACGTTCGACCTCGACGACGCGGGCGAGCAGGTCGCGATGTCCGTGGAGCGGGCGGTGGTGCGGTCGCGCGCACGGCTGGACTACGCGGGCGTGCAGGCCGACCTGGCGGCGGGCCGGGTGCACCCGGCGCTCGCCGCGCTCCCCGAGCTCGGGCCGCTGCGCCGGGCGCACGCGTTGCGACGCGGGGCGATCGAGCTGGAGCTCCCCGAGCAGGAGGTCGTGCCCGACGGGTCCGGCGGCTGGACCGTGCGTGTGCGCCGCCGGCTCGACGTGGAGTCGTGGAACGCGGAGATCTCCCTGCTCACCGGCATGGCGGCCGCCCGGATCATGCTCGACGCCGGCGTCGGCCTGCTCCGCACGCTCCCGGCGCCGGATCCCGATTCGCTGGGCGCGTTCCGCCGCGCGGCGCGCGAGCTGGGCTTCGGCTGGCCCGATGACGCGCCGGTGGCCGAGCTGCTCGCGGGGTTGCCGGCGGACACGCCTGCCGCTCTCGCGGTGCGCCGCGCGGCCACCACGCTGCTGCGCGGGGCGGGCTACCGCGCGTTCGACCGCTCCGCGGGCACGCAGCCACCCGCCGATGCCGGGCACGCCGGAGTCGGGGCGCCGTACGCCCACGTCACGGCCCCGCTGCGGCGGCTCGCCGACCGGTTCGCCACGGAGGTCTGCCTGGCGGTCACGGCAGGCACCGAGCTGCCCGAGTGGCTCCGGACGGCGTTGCCGACGGTGCCCGACGCGATGGACGAGTCGGACACGCTGGCCTCGCGCGTGGACCGGGCCTGCATGGACCGCACCGAGGCCGCGCTGCTCTCCGGGAGCGTCGGGCGGGAGTTCGACGGGGTGGTCCTGCGCGCGGACGGCGATGGCGGCGAGATCTACGTGCCCGACCCGCCCGTGCTCGCGCACTGCGCGGGTGCGCTCACGGCGGGCGCGGTCGTGCGCGTGCGGCTCATCGCCGCCGATCCGGAGACCGGCCGGATCGAGTTCGCCGCGGCCTGA
- a CDS encoding glutamate-cysteine ligase family protein: MPERAFRYGIEHEIALVHVSGGFADYTTTTFDELQAVVDVLPEDPADYPDLRVGDQGIKRKRWYVEGYERFDERGGLVRCDPKGLEIRTRIHDSIEDTVAALSADLQLLDAELARTGLRTTTIAFNPVRSEYRIEPPLNAWEQAHRQDSPEERTAHLHMSTYGPDLNLSCADLDERAVVDAGRKLTHYSPWLVPLSFSSPFRDGGPWGGLSARTAVRTGVRPAALVFLSGPDGQLDADPSLTQVARLPAEVGRIEFKAFDACPDPELYGELLSLLTGVVLDETLPGRRTTPDAGLHKHVAGVGLADDDVHAGTGELLDAAERALADRPADLTRLARLRERWLRRESPADAMLALYRAGEPVAGLRP; the protein is encoded by the coding sequence GTGCCCGAGCGTGCGTTCCGCTACGGCATCGAGCACGAGATCGCGCTCGTGCACGTCAGCGGTGGTTTCGCGGACTACACGACGACCACCTTCGACGAGCTGCAGGCCGTGGTGGACGTGCTGCCGGAGGACCCGGCCGACTACCCCGACCTGCGCGTCGGTGACCAGGGGATCAAGCGCAAGCGGTGGTACGTCGAGGGCTACGAGCGGTTCGACGAGCGTGGTGGCCTCGTCCGGTGCGACCCAAAGGGCCTCGAGATCCGCACCCGCATCCACGACTCAATCGAGGACACCGTCGCCGCGCTGAGCGCCGACCTGCAGCTCCTGGACGCGGAGCTGGCCCGCACCGGGCTGCGCACCACGACGATCGCGTTCAACCCGGTCCGCTCGGAGTACCGGATCGAGCCGCCGCTGAACGCGTGGGAGCAGGCCCACCGGCAGGACTCGCCGGAGGAGCGCACGGCGCACCTGCACATGTCGACCTACGGCCCGGACCTCAACCTGTCCTGCGCCGACCTCGACGAGCGGGCGGTCGTCGACGCCGGGCGCAAGCTCACCCACTACAGCCCGTGGCTCGTGCCCTTGTCGTTCTCCTCCCCGTTCCGCGACGGCGGGCCGTGGGGTGGGCTCTCGGCGCGCACGGCGGTGCGCACCGGGGTGCGGCCCGCCGCGCTCGTGTTCCTCTCCGGGCCGGACGGGCAGCTCGACGCCGACCCGTCGCTCACCCAGGTGGCGCGCCTGCCCGCAGAGGTGGGCCGGATCGAGTTCAAGGCGTTCGACGCCTGCCCCGATCCCGAGCTGTACGGCGAGCTGCTCTCCCTGCTCACCGGCGTGGTGCTGGACGAGACGCTGCCCGGCCGGCGCACCACGCCCGACGCGGGCCTGCACAAGCACGTGGCCGGGGTGGGGCTCGCCGACGACGACGTGCACGCCGGCACCGGCGAGCTCCTCGACGCGGCCGAGCGGGCCCTTGCCGACCGGCCGGCCGACCTCACCCGCCTCGCCCGGCTGCGCGAGCGCTGGCTCCGGCGGGAGTCCCCGGCCGACGCGATGCTGGCGTTGTACCGCGCAGGCGAGCCGGTAGCAGGGCTGCGCCCCTGA
- the panB gene encoding 3-methyl-2-oxobutanoate hydroxymethyltransferase gives MSEESPYRTVERPKRVRIPHLHALKERGERWAMLTAYDAYTAEIFDEAGIKVLLVGDSAANNVYGYENTLPVTVEELLPLVKAVSRGARSALVVADLPFGSYQTGPEQALTTSFRFMKEGGAHAVKLEGGARFVPQVDALVGAGIPVMAHLGFTPQSEHALGGFRVQGRGEAADRLVEDAIALQRAGAFAVVLEMVPADVAKRVTAELDIPTIGIGAGPDCDAQVLVWSDMAGMNRGRKPRFVKQYADVGAVLLEAARRFGAEVAEGRYPAEEHSYT, from the coding sequence ATGTCTGAGGAGTCCCCGTACCGCACCGTCGAGCGGCCGAAGCGGGTCCGCATCCCGCACCTGCACGCTCTCAAGGAACGCGGCGAGCGCTGGGCCATGCTCACCGCCTACGACGCCTACACCGCGGAGATCTTCGACGAGGCCGGCATCAAGGTGCTCCTCGTCGGCGACTCCGCCGCCAACAACGTCTACGGCTACGAGAACACCCTGCCGGTGACAGTCGAAGAACTGTTGCCGCTGGTCAAGGCCGTGTCGCGGGGCGCTCGGAGCGCGCTCGTGGTGGCCGACCTGCCCTTCGGCAGCTACCAGACCGGCCCCGAGCAGGCGCTCACCACGTCGTTCCGCTTCATGAAGGAAGGCGGCGCGCACGCCGTGAAGCTCGAGGGCGGGGCGCGGTTCGTCCCGCAGGTCGACGCCCTCGTCGGCGCGGGCATCCCGGTGATGGCGCACCTGGGCTTCACCCCGCAGAGCGAGCACGCGCTCGGCGGGTTCCGCGTGCAGGGGCGCGGCGAGGCGGCCGACCGGCTCGTCGAGGACGCCATCGCCCTGCAGCGGGCGGGCGCGTTCGCGGTGGTGCTGGAGATGGTGCCGGCCGACGTCGCGAAGCGCGTCACGGCCGAGCTGGACATCCCGACGATCGGGATCGGCGCAGGCCCGGACTGCGACGCGCAGGTTCTCGTCTGGTCGGACATGGCCGGCATGAACCGGGGACGCAAGCCGCGGTTCGTGAAGCAGTACGCGGACGTGGGCGCGGTGCTCCTGGAGGCGGCACGCCGGTTCGGCGCGGAGGTGGCGGAAGGCCGCTACCCGGCGGAGGAGCACTCCTACACCTGA
- a CDS encoding alpha/beta hydrolase translates to MLDALRPFAVAACSAALALSGCSQPAAPAVVPQQPAPASELTRFYDQQLSWGPCVDYASTPADRASFDDEALQCARLEVPLDYAAPEGRTAQVAVLRHRATGDRIGSLLVNPGGPGASGMSLGATMSRRLAKSPLSERFDVVGFDPRGVGASTPTIDCLNDAEWEVERADLDIDPSPEGVAQTEAENQQYAQRCTERSGGADVLANAGTRDVVRDVDILRQVLGDQKLTYLGYSYGTRIGSAYAEAYPQNVRALVLDGALDPEQTTVQRTVDQSAGFQQAFDAFAADCAKEPNCPLGQDPARATANFQAITRPLMDRPAPADGGARTLSYPDAVTGTIQALYLSDFWPLLTRGLSTLASGDGTILMRLADMYNDRDPDGHYGNGIEAFVAISCVDEERITDRGEQAELIRRSNEMAPFRDDGHGVVAALDPCAFWPAPPTSEPHVPQVEGLPPTLTVSVTGDPATPYQAGVDLAKALSGSLLSVEGAQHTAALQGNTCVDDIVSAYLIDLRLPPEGARCSLAPTPGR, encoded by the coding sequence GTGCTCGACGCTCTGCGCCCCTTCGCCGTCGCCGCCTGCTCCGCCGCGCTCGCGCTGTCGGGATGCAGCCAACCGGCGGCGCCTGCGGTGGTCCCGCAGCAACCGGCGCCGGCGAGCGAGCTCACGCGCTTCTACGACCAGCAGCTCAGCTGGGGCCCGTGCGTGGACTACGCCAGTACCCCTGCCGACCGCGCGTCGTTCGACGACGAGGCGCTGCAGTGCGCACGCCTCGAGGTCCCGCTCGACTACGCCGCGCCGGAGGGTCGCACGGCCCAGGTCGCCGTGCTGCGGCACCGGGCCACGGGCGACCGGATCGGATCGTTGCTGGTCAACCCGGGTGGACCGGGGGCGTCCGGGATGAGCCTCGGCGCGACGATGTCGCGGCGGCTCGCGAAAAGCCCGCTCTCCGAGCGGTTCGACGTGGTCGGGTTCGACCCGCGGGGCGTCGGGGCGAGCACGCCGACCATCGACTGCCTGAACGACGCCGAATGGGAGGTCGAGCGCGCCGACCTGGACATCGACCCGTCCCCGGAGGGCGTCGCGCAGACGGAGGCGGAGAACCAGCAGTACGCGCAGCGGTGCACCGAGCGGTCCGGCGGCGCCGACGTGCTGGCGAACGCCGGCACCCGCGACGTGGTCCGTGATGTCGACATCCTGCGCCAGGTCCTCGGCGACCAGAAGCTGACCTACCTCGGCTACTCCTACGGCACCCGCATCGGCTCCGCGTACGCGGAGGCGTACCCGCAGAACGTGCGGGCGCTCGTGCTCGACGGCGCGCTCGACCCCGAGCAGACCACCGTGCAGCGCACCGTCGACCAGAGCGCAGGATTCCAGCAGGCCTTCGACGCCTTCGCCGCCGACTGCGCGAAGGAGCCGAACTGCCCGCTCGGTCAGGACCCCGCGCGGGCCACCGCCAACTTCCAGGCGATCACGCGGCCGCTCATGGACCGGCCCGCGCCCGCCGACGGCGGCGCCCGCACGCTCTCCTACCCGGACGCGGTGACGGGCACGATCCAGGCGCTGTACCTGTCGGACTTCTGGCCGCTGCTCACGAGGGGGCTGTCCACGCTCGCCTCCGGCGACGGCACGATCCTGATGCGCCTCGCCGACATGTACAACGATCGCGACCCGGACGGGCACTACGGCAACGGCATCGAGGCGTTCGTCGCCATCAGCTGCGTCGACGAGGAGCGCATCACCGACCGGGGTGAGCAGGCCGAGCTGATCCGCCGGTCCAACGAGATGGCGCCGTTCCGCGACGACGGCCACGGTGTCGTCGCCGCGCTCGACCCGTGCGCGTTCTGGCCCGCGCCGCCCACGAGCGAGCCGCACGTGCCCCAGGTGGAGGGGCTGCCGCCGACGCTCACGGTCTCGGTCACGGGCGATCCCGCCACCCCATACCAGGCAGGCGTGGACCTGGCGAAGGCGCTGTCGGGGAGCCTGCTGTCGGTCGAAGGGGCGCAGCACACGGCGGCGCTGCAGGGCAACACGTGCGTCGACGACATCGTCAGCGCCTACCTCATCGACCTGCGGTTGCCACCCGAGGGGGCCCGCTGCAGCCTCGCACCGACTCCCGGTAGGTGA